A stretch of Plasmodium chabaudi chabaudi strain AS genome assembly, chromosome: 14 DNA encodes these proteins:
- a CDS encoding HORMA domain protein, putative, with the protein MISRMSVRTHTNVEALTKQDSVNMMKNIIKLGISLVTYLRNLFEERAYEEVCIQELKLKRLLPINSESHMIINWLEKGVFDAIEKEYLRILILDINDIYDNTLECYKFSFSYNTVIGGGIDITLETSGNNDPNNIGNNATTTANNNNYNGAMEYNELMEEKRKSYNMSRLQNIKERLLNKNGAKPKKEPSLLLKKNAKEKTYELLRSLVLLTQTLSPLPEKTYLSMKLLYYDEIVPYNYQPPYFRNPGNRDLLKFMSMPKENFVGKIDTGHHFLSIIVNSTCNNSTQENSTYDYDTNSNQMESNTNIQDMYNEYNQNNTIDNHVNNHTANLDTYLSNNYNRHINKGYIDDTFHSCHHKYCNSTYSKYYNNHINKYHGNYTNIYKTHGYESEQSKCCSHFHDEDRYEYLKNYLKKYKRNDDKNNYAIIDDDEHNKTIEQNYCDHTYRSYKNWYNKYYPHASKMEQYYSQNNEYITSRQKHQLNKIKKNKLDARIRKTNINKLLAASILNNNNSDDSIIDRKRKEKNLSLARILKSNNYPEYSSNSESNECCAKLGKIISQNNINDNDDDSEDDCVQVEKREIENYKNKKNKNRIPDNNQGYEIKKNKYLEKINHIPPIQSNYPTTNAYIDSTPPLKNRKRFQNNYMLNETNLQSSPMKMPTDKLLQEKEAACEGNDMQMNTRSNKFIFPEECDQISSSKLKTNTKEKIRNRKIDKERQRIINQHITISKKNKLLSRIKVYITRYKILDASRIRKKIPTASNNDINIVINNLVKDNILEKNADNSYNFINKSQSAQKIKSASIQKNKDLNYQNDNEHLQNGNDAHNTSIMLDQQNLNIHSKNNDTNYTDKSSNEQSDTKNLEAWGKDVDKSKYPTSNVYGNSKNVGNPPNHSNPSYLPTNNMNKLSMQKGNKNEISKIAENNEMGEASELNNEIQKLYDDAYSLCQKTKYVNKEIITKGLGIYPLLSKPLLNRLMKEGVLKKKFIKNKGYESNIFVPIESIFQGNKSSNLNENILTENGKFPS; encoded by the coding sequence ATGATTTCACGAATGTCTGTGAGGACACATACCAACGTAGAGGCCTTAACAAAGCAGGACTCTGtaaatatgatgaaaaatataattaaattggGAATAAGTTTGGTTACATATTTACGCAATTTATTTGAAGAAAGAGCTTATGAAGAAGTTTGTATACAAGagttaaaattaaaaagacTATTACCAATTAATTCAGAATCACAcatgataataaattggCTAGAAAAAGGGGTTTTTGATGCAATAGAAAAGGAATATCTTCGTATATTAATTCttgatataaatgatatatatgataatacCCTTGAATGCTATAAATTTAGTTTTTCTTATAATACAGTAATAGGAGGAGGAATAGATATCACTTTAGAAACTTCAGGAAACAATGATCCAAATAACATCGGAAATAATGCAACTACTACtgctaataataataattataacgGTGCAATGGAATATAATGAACTTATGGaagaaaaacgaaaaagTTACAATATGAGCCgattacaaaatataaaggaaAGACtactaaataaaaatggagcaaaaccaaaaaaagaaccatctttattattaaaaaaaaatgcaaaagaaaaaacatatgAATTATTACGATCATTAGTTTTATTAACACAAACATTAAGTCCTTTACCtgaaaaaacatatttatctaTGAAGCTACTATATTATGATGAAATTGTTccatataattatcaacCTCCTTATTTCAGAAATCCAGGAAATAgagatttattaaaatttatgagTATGCCTAAAGAAAATTTTGTTGGAAAAATCGATACAGGGCACCATTTTTTGTCGATTATTGTTAATTCAACTTGCAATAATTCAACACAAGAAAATAGTACATATGATTATGATACCAATTCTAATCAAATGGAAtcaaatacaaatatacaaGATATGTACAATGaatataatcaaaataatactatTGATAATCATGTCAATAACCACACAGCTAATTTAGATACGTATTTATCTAACAATTATAATagacatataaataaaggaTACATTGATGATACATTTCATAGTTGCCATCATAAATACTGTAACAGTACTTAcagtaaatattataataatcatataaataaatatcatgGGAATTatactaatatatataaaactcATGGGTATGAATCTGAACAAAGTAAATGCTGCTCACATTTTCATGACGAAGATcgatatgaatatttaaaaaactatttgaaaaaatataaacgtaatgatgataaaaataattatgcaattattgatgatgatgaacataataaaacaatcgaacaaaattattgtgATCATACCTATAGGAGTTATAAAAACTGGTACAATAAATACTATCCTCACGCCTCAAAAATGGAACAATATTATAgccaaaataatgaatatattacaaGTAGGCAAAAACatcaattaaataaaataaaaaaaaacaaactaGATGCAAGAATcagaaaaacaaatataaataaactaTTAGCAGCatctatattaaataataataattctgATGATTCAATCATTGACAGAAAAcgaaaggaaaaaaatctCTCTCTTGCCAGAATattaaaatcaaataattatcCAGAGTATAGTAGCAATTCGGAAAGTAATGAATGTTGTGCAAAATTaggaaaaattatatctcaaaataatataaatgataatgatgatgataGTGAAGATGATTGTGTACAAGTtgaaaaaagagaaatcgaaaattataaaaacaaaaaaaataaaaatcgtATACCCGATAACAATCAAGGttatgaaattaaaaaaaataaatatttagaaaaaatcaATCATATTCCACCAATTCAATCTAATTACCCTACTACCAACGCATATATAGATTCCACTCCCCCTTTGAAAAACCGTAAAAgatttcaaaataattatatgctaAATGAAACAAATTTACAATCTTCTCCAATGAAAATGCCAACAGACAAATTGTTGCAAGAAAAGGAAGCAGCATGCGAAGGAAATGATATGCAAATGAATACCCGAAgtaacaaatttattttcccaGAGGAATGCGATCAAATTTCATCATCAAAATTGAAAACAAatacaaaagaaaaaattcgaaatagaaaaatagaCAAAGAAAGACAACGAATTATAAATCAACATATTACAATAAGCAAAAagaacaaattattatccAGAATCAAAGTTTATATTACTcgatataaaatattagatGCATCAAGGattcgaaaaaaaatacctACAGCATCcaataatgatattaatattGTAATAAACAATCTTGTTAAAGATAATATACTTGAAAAGAATGCAGATAattcttataattttattaataaaagtcAAAGCGCACAAAAGATTAAAAGCGCAagcatacaaaaaaataaggatttaaattatcaaaatgataatgaGCACTTGCAAAATGGCAATGACGCTCATAACACTTCGATAATGTTGGACCAACAAAATCTCAATATACATTCCAAAAACAATGATACAAATTATACTGATAAATCTTCAAATGAACAAAGtgatacaaaaaatttagaagCATGGGGTAAGGATGTAGACAAAAGTAAATATCCCACTTCGAACGTTTATGGTAATAGTAAAAATGTAGGTAATCCTCCTAATCACAGCAACCCATCCTATTTACctacaaataatatgaacaaattaTCAATGCAAAAAggcaataaaaatgaaatctCTAAAATTGCAGAAAATAACGAAATGGGAGAGGCTTCCGAACTTAACAATGAAATCCAAAAATTATACGATGACGCTTATAGTTTGTGccaaaaaacaaaatacgtaaataaagaaataatcaCAAAGGGACTTGGAATATATCCTTTATTATCCAAACCACTACTAAACAGATTAATGAAAGAAGGtgtcttaaaaaaaaaatttataaaaaacaaaggaTATGaaagtaatatatttgttccAATAGAAAGTATTTTTCAGGGAAATAAAAGTTCAAATCTAAATGAGAATATTTTAAcagaaaatggaaaattcccttcataa
- a CDS encoding H/ACA ribonucleoprotein complex subunit 1, putative yields the protein MGQFKHHKKNSFKKNYDNDFKMGKIILGGTYYKSCENDVVIKNSLENLVPYFNGRIFLENKEEIGKVEEILGPINEFYFSVKLKEGILAKSFSNDTKFYIDESQTLPLSRFLPQDKSAEKKNPKKRKANRDKKKNANNNNHVNTNFNKQNKFGSGGKNRNDRNNWNNSGGNKFGGNNFGGGNRNKGNNNFKNRSNSGRKFGNQRGRF from the coding sequence ATGGGTCAGTTTAAGCATCATAAGAAGAACAGCTTTAAAAAGAACTACGACAATGATTTTAAAATggggaaaataattttgggTGGGACATATTATAAATCATGTGAAAATGAtgtagtaataaaaaattcgtTAGAAAATTTAGTCCCATATTTTAATGgtagaatatttttagaaaataaagaagaaataGGAAAGGTTGAAGAAATTTTAGGGCCAATTaatgaattttatttttcagttaaattaaaagaaggAATATTAGCAAAATCTTTTTCAAATGATactaaattttatattgatGAATCTCAAACTTTACCTTTAAGTAGATTTTTACCACAAGACAAAAGTgcagaaaagaaaaatccAAAGAAGAGAAAGGCAAATAGGgacaagaaaaaaaatgccaataacaataatcatgttaatacaaattttaataagcaaaataaattcGGATCTGGaggaaaaaatagaaatgaTCGAAATAATTGGAATAACTCAGGAGGTAATAAATTTGGAGGAAATAATTTTGGTGGGGGAAATCGCAATAAAGGCAATAACAATTTCAAGAATAGATCGAATAGTGGCCGTAAATTTGGAAATCAACGAGGTAGATTTTGA
- a CDS encoding ribosomal RNA methyltransferase, putative — translation MILPNLCLKKNFMFQSTYVRLYKEALPKIYNKKSSHSSKWIQRQITDRYVLKAKNENYRSRAAFKLIELDNKYLFLKKNKTILDIGSYPGSWCQVILERTKNYANEIIAIDKKIMDPLPNVHFIKAEIGKDNVDDQLREVLKDKKIDIILSDAAVACIGNKIDDHLNSCELTLSITNFMEQYINIGGVYIVKMYLGSQTDNLKTYLKTIFQYVNTAKPKASRSESREIYLVCRNFTGRKKISEDIQIKGAFSSKEGYY, via the coding sequence atGATTTTGCCAAACTTGTGCCTGaagaaaaattttatgttcCAAAGTACCTACGTAAGGCTATATAAAGAAGCATTgccaaaaatatataataaaaaaagtagtCATTCAAGTAAATGGATTCAAAGACAAATAACAGATCGATACGTGTTAAAAgccaaaaatgaaaattatcgAAGTAGAGCtgcatttaaattaatagaaCTAGATAACAAATACcttttcttaaaaaaaaataaaaccatTTTAGATATTGGTTCGTATCCTGGGAGTTGGTGTCAAGTTATTTTAGAAAGAACCAAAAATTATGCAAATGAAATTATTgcaattgataaaaaaattatggacCCATTACCAAATGtccattttataaaagcaGAAATTGGAAAAGATAATGTAGATGACCAATTAAGAGAAGtattaaaagataaaaaaattgatatcATATTAAGTGATGCAGCTGTTGCATGTATTGGAAACAAAATTGATGATCATTTAAATTCGTGTGAACTTACATTATCtataacaaattttatggaacaatatataaatatcgGAGGTGtttatattgttaaaatgtatttagGTAGTCAAACAGATAATCTTAAAAcgtatttaaaaacaatatttcaGTATGTCAATACAGCCAAGCCAAAAGCCTCTCGAAGTGAATCACGTGAAATATACTTAGTTTGTAGAAATTTTAcaggaagaaaaaaaataagtgaggatatacaaattaaagGTGCCTTTTCTTCCAAAGAAGGAtactattaa
- a CDS encoding vacuolar protein sorting-associated protein 18, putative translates to MNKQDKQFVLKLFKIKNGDINLLKNRITHFSINNKCIHIVFCNNTLIKYYVEENELSYIDFYSKKASNNKAEIRSIFFDNNCYHGFICLANKEYVYIHFENNIVQNLAKLKKYNISSLCFNDYSDIKNSNSFLIATKDGEIIEMSINNKTKNYKDHQVIYSNNKLIILDINMIDIDLHHSRNNNELLRIIYFTTCNSLHEISYTIKNCKNNNDNNSNLEKFEANVNDIKTPIKNIDSNSLADETKVYECSVDSLISILKIEKIRNKNYLFWVNGSCIFISKINNYKKKKNVKYNIKHNKHIKNKITTDFYDTDDSISHSTSSSGSDGDINIVSLTDDSENEEIIKKGEKNAKEIIQNKKKIQRNIYHNHKYKQLNHMDEDSEDIDDYTHDDDCSNITENILNLKFYLNNNYVIVNFLDIGIYTNENLKSFAFVKSFYESIYNSKPNRICYNSNENDKDNEKDDINGNKKDDENNEANTPNNEFANSYSNYNNNISVIVDMCVNDSYIFILLEEKLIIINNVDFKKVYEQILSTETYGHAIKIMKDKLDNQIWICTSKHIFKILINKSKNDMFYLKKKKYIQKMFETNNHNDQIKMKKHLIRNNKYDMDQYKYTNFSTEDMLISFLHKKQYFVITNFLYNNIHCYNNIIRISLFIWLIHLYVYSIYLYYYLYTIVSLTYSVKKSIQSIENGSSVDIDDNINEADQIRDDISEEYTTDAYEEHNNELTNSIQQSSAEEEGWTTWLEEWASDSENLLSDDTNTKESDIENDDCENKNDKLIQSSTGNISDDIEKSNKKANALSYIKEVDKTVNNSNATKQIDTLREKSHIYKNNKNSFLLFFETLVDKEERQEIKYNFDLSIGKKVNIKALTKSENFYIFLKLYKMKNAEIFNFLKCQKSLLVNDIERYKKKYTLSNANQSDISHHKNHIKIKQKLYKSIYSYKCLEVCIYLIILLKHFKNFYQLNEVILEIFQNFNCINFLLLYKYICNDYTFIVNYYINNNKFNLLLNIITIFPQNFLLEVLQEHSFILYLHAPQKYVELLIFYDNLIEDYTNIIICMFIVTYFFKKKKKNENLTQGKEIINETSDNAEDNLKEVASTSGLARQKHHTHIQDIYDKRTNECIKYLEHISNKLIEENADEKKENYIYTFECIWKNNHIINCLLILYIENDKDEQIKDLLDRLKNSAIHFDYLFIIRFLKEKKKDSFIPHIYMLMKYFEEAVDKSLELNDYDAAKNAVLICEDEEEKKKLFLKIIKHISKNLNNENLKEIINLIRDSHSIINLHDILPYINENTFIECLKTDICSLLDVYNIKIKAKKEEIKDNLRTINLLNNDIKDIKKKHVVLNKHDICYICKKNIYYKKFYVFSCNHYFHSVCSLNLYINHKSKENLFHFYSILTNYKNAIASQNEHDILLYETKINDILTEECFICGSFSINSITKSFISQSEYDLVDSWAISNE, encoded by the coding sequence ATGAACAAGCAGGATAAACAATTTGTCTTGAAGTTATTCAAGATTAAGAATGGGGATATAAATCTTCTAAAAAACAGAATAACTCATTTTAGTATTAACAATAAATGTATACATATcgttttttgtaataatacactaataaaatattatgtcGAAGAAAATGAGTTATCCTACATTGACTTTTACAGTAAAAAAgcatcaaataataaagcgGAAATAagatctatattttttgataataactGCTATCATGGATTTATATGTTTAGCAAATAAggaatatgtttatattcattttgaaaataacaTTGTGCAAAATCTAGctaagttaaaaaaatataatatttcaagTTTATGCTTTAATGATTATtctgatataaaaaattcaaattcatttttaatagcaACAAAAGATGGAGAAATTATTGAAATGTCCATaaacaataaaacaaaaaattataaagacCACCaagttatatattcaaataataagtTAATAATACTGGATATTAATATGATAGATATTGATTTACATCATTccagaaataataatgaattgTTAAGAATTATTTACTTTACTACATGTAATAGTTTACATGAAATTAGTTAcacaattaaaaattgtaaaaataataatgacaaCAACAGTAATTTGGAAAAATTCGAAGCAAATGTGAACGATATTAAAACACctatcaaaaatattgattCAAACAGTTTAGCAGATGAAACAAAAGTTTATGAATGTTCTGTAGATTCTTTGATCTCTATTTTAAAGATTGAAAAAAttcgaaataaaaattatttattttgggTTAATGGCtcatgtatatttattagcaaaattaataattataaaaaaaaaaaaaatgttaaatataatataaaacataataagcatataaaaaataaaatcacaACAGATTTTTACGACACAGATGATAGTATATCCCATTCTACATCATCAAGTGGTTCGGATGGAGATATTAATATTGTATCTTTAACCGATGATAgtgaaaatgaagaaataataaaaaaaggtgAAAAGAATGCCAAagaaattatacaaaataaaaaaaaaatacaacgAAACATCTATCACaatcataaatataagcaACTTAATCATATGGATGAAGACAGTGAAGATATAGATGATTATACACATGATGACGATTGTAGTAATATTactgaaaatatattaaacttaaaattttatctaaataataattatgttatAGTAAATTTCTTAGATATaggtatatatacaaatgaaaatttaaaaagctTTGCCTTTGTCAAATCTTTTTATGAATCTATTTATAATAGTAAACCAAATAGAATATGCTACAACTcgaatgaaaatgataaggATAATGAAAAGGATGATATCAATGGAAATAAGAAGGacgatgaaaataatgaagcaAATACACCAAATAACGAATTCGCAAATAGTTATAGTaactataataataacatttcTGTTATTGTTGATATGTGTGTAAATgattcttatatttttattcttttagaagaaaaactaataattattaataatgtcgattttaaaaaagtatatgaacaaatattatcaacCGAAACTTATGGGCATgcaattaaaattatgaaagaCAAACTTGATAATCAAATATGGATATGTACATccaaacatatttttaaaatattaataaataaaagtaaaaatgatatgttttatttaaaaaaaaaaaaatatattcaaaaaatgttcgaaacaaataatcataatgatcaaattaaaatgaaaaaacatttaatacgaaataataaatatgatatggatcaatataaatatacaaattttagtACAGAAGATATGctaatatcatttttacataaaaaacaatattttgttataacaaattttttatataataatatacattgttataataatataatccGAATATCTCTTTTTATATGGcttattcatttatatgtttattccatatatttatattattatttatatacaattgTTTCCCTTACATATTCCGTCAAAAAGTCAATTCAAAGTATCGAAAATGGCTCCAGTGTTGATATAGATGATAACATAAATGAAGCAGACCAAATCAGAGATGATATATCAGAAGAATATACTACCGATGCTTATGAAGAACACAACAACGAATTAACAAATTCGATACAACAATCTTCTGCTGAAGAAGAAGGATGGACAACATGGTTAGAAGAATGGGCTAGCGATTccgaaaatttattaagtGACGATACAAATACCAAAGAATCTGatattgaaaatgatgattgcgaaaataaaaatgataaattgATACAAAGCTCGACTGGAAACATATCTGATGATATCGAAAAATCGAACAAAAAGGCAAACGCTTTATCATATATCAAAGAGGTTGATAAAACAgtaaataatagtaatgcCACTAAACAGATTGATACACTTCGGGAAAAGTCccatatttacaaaaataacaaaaattcttttcttcttttttttgaaacacTTGTTGATAAAGAAGAAAGACaagaaattaaatataattttgatcTTTCAATTGggaaaaaagtaaatataaaagcattaacaaaaagtgaaaatttttatatttttttaaaattgtataaaatgaaaaatgcggaaatatttaattttttaaaatgccAAAAAAGCTTACTTGTAAATGATATAGAAAGatacaaaaagaaatacaCACTTTCAAATGCCAATCAAAGTGATATTAGTCACCATAagaatcatataaaaataaaacaaaaattatataaaagtatttattcttataaatgtttagaagtatgtatatacttaataattttattaaaacattttaaaaatttttatcaactAAATGAAGTAATACTCGagatatttcaaaattttaattgtatcaattttttattactctataaatatatatgtaacgattatacatttatagtaaattattatattaataataataagttTAATTTACttcttaatataataacaatattcCCACAAAACTTCTTATTAGAAGTTTTACAAGAACATTCATTTATTCTTTATCTTCATGCTCCGCAAAAATATGTTGAGCtgctaattttttatgacaaTTTAATTGAAGATTAtactaatataattatttgcatGTTTATAGTTACTTACTTTTTtaagaagaaaaagaaaaatgaaaatctGACTCAAGGAAAGGAAATCATAAATGAAACTAGCGATAATGCTGAAGATAATCTTAAAGAAGTCGCATCAACTTCTGGATTAGCTAGACAAAAACATCATACCCATATTCAGGATATCTATGATAAACGAACTAATGaatgcataaaatatttggaaCATATCTCAAACAAATTGATAGAAGAAAATGCagacgaaaaaaaagaaaattatatatacacatttgAATGCATTtggaaaaataatcatataataaattgcttacttattttatatatagaaaatgataaagatGAACAGATTAAAGATTTGTTAGATAGACTAAAAAATTCAGCTATACATTTTGATTATCTATTTATTATAcgatttttaaaagaaaaaaaaaaagatagcTTTATtccacacatatatatgttaatgaaatattttgaagaaGCTGTAGATAAATCATTAGAGTTAAACGATTATGATGCTGCAAAAAATGCTGTGTTAATATGTGAAGATGaagaagagaaaaaaaaattatttttaaaaataataaagcatatttccaaaaatttaaataatgaaaacttaaaagaaataattaacTTAATCCGAGACTCCCAttcaataataaatttacatGATATATTACCTTATATCAATgaaaatacatttatagAATGTTTAAAAACAGATATATGCTCATTATTggatgtatataatattaaaattaaagcaaaaaaagaagaaataaaagataacTTAAGAACAATTaacttattaaataatgatattaaagatattaaaaaaaaacacgtTGTTCTAAATAAACATGatatttgttatatatgtaaaaaaaatatatattataaaaagttCTACGTGTTTTCATGcaatcattattttcatagtGTATGTTCTTTAAACCTTTATATCAATCACAAATCAAAAGAAAATCTATTTCACTTCTATTCTATACTTACTAACTATAAAAATGCTATTGCTAGTCAAAATGAACATGATATTCTTTTATAcgaaacaaaaattaatgatatTTTAACCGAAgaatgttttatttgtgGATCCTTTTCCATCAACTCGATTACAAAAAGTTTCATTTCACAAAGCGAGTATGATTTGGTAGATAGTTGGGCTATATCAAATGAGTAA